The proteins below are encoded in one region of Mus caroli chromosome 10, CAROLI_EIJ_v1.1, whole genome shotgun sequence:
- the Cfap410 gene encoding cilia- and flagella-associated protein 410 isoform X2, producing the protein MKLTRKMVLSRAKASELHNVRKLNCWGSQLTDISICREMPSLEVITLSVNSVSTLEPVRSCRRLSELYLRRNRIPSLNELFYLKDLPHLRVLWLAENPCCGTSPHLYRMTVLRNLPHLQKLDNQAVTEEELTRALMEGDEITAAPHREGAGNGCPKPPYALNSVSSATETSQNLLSYTEETEVQGQTTTDQSPSFSPRDTMRSHKNRVLNCQKALVSPHLPGTLLPAATVGAPA; encoded by the exons ATGAAGCTGACACGAAAGATGGTCCTGTCCCGAGCCAAGGCTTCGGAGCTGCACAACGTGCGGAAGCTCAACTGCTG ggGCAGCCAGCTCACAGAT ATTTCCATATGCCGGGAGATGCCCAGCCTAGAGGTAATCACACTCAG TGTCAACAGTGTCTCCACCCTGGAACCAGTGCGCAGCTGCAGGCGCCTGAGCGAGCTGTACCTGAGGAGGAACCGCATCCCCAGTCTGAACGAGCTGTTCTACCTAAAAGACCTGCCACACCTCAGGGTGCTCTGGCTGGCCGAGAACCCGTGCTGTGGCACCAGCCCGCACCTTTACCGCATGACCGTGCTGCGCAACCTGCCCCACCTGCAGAAGCTAGACAACCAAG CTGTGACCGAGGAAGAGCTGACCCGTGCGCTGATGGAGGGAGATGAGATCACTGCTGCCCCGCACAGAGAAGGTGCAGGCAATGGCTGTCCCAAGCCCCCCTACGCCCTCAACTCTGTCAGCTCTGCAACTGAGACCAGCCAGAACCTGCTGAGCTacacagaggagacaga AGTCCAGGGCCAGACTACCACAGACCagtctccttccttctcaccAAGGGACACCATGAGGAGTCACAAGAATAGG GTCCTCAATTGCCAGAAGGCACTTGTCTCCCCACACCTACCGGGCACCCTCCTCCCTGCTGCTACAGTAGGTGCTCCTGCCTAG
- the Cfap410 gene encoding cilia- and flagella-associated protein 410 isoform X1, whose amino-acid sequence MKLTRKMVLSRAKASELHNVRKLNCWGSQLTDISICREMPSLEVITLSVNSVSTLEPVRSCRRLSELYLRRNRIPSLNELFYLKDLPHLRVLWLAENPCCGTSPHLYRMTVLRNLPHLQKLDNQAVTEEELTRALMEGDEITAAPHREGAGNGCPKPPYALNSVSSATETSQNLLSYTEETEVQGQTTTDQSPSFSPRDTMRSHKNRNILTAILLLLRELDTEGLETVQQTVGSRLQALHRPEPQEDME is encoded by the exons ATGAAGCTGACACGAAAGATGGTCCTGTCCCGAGCCAAGGCTTCGGAGCTGCACAACGTGCGGAAGCTCAACTGCTG ggGCAGCCAGCTCACAGAT ATTTCCATATGCCGGGAGATGCCCAGCCTAGAGGTAATCACACTCAG TGTCAACAGTGTCTCCACCCTGGAACCAGTGCGCAGCTGCAGGCGCCTGAGCGAGCTGTACCTGAGGAGGAACCGCATCCCCAGTCTGAACGAGCTGTTCTACCTAAAAGACCTGCCACACCTCAGGGTGCTCTGGCTGGCCGAGAACCCGTGCTGTGGCACCAGCCCGCACCTTTACCGCATGACCGTGCTGCGCAACCTGCCCCACCTGCAGAAGCTAGACAACCAAG CTGTGACCGAGGAAGAGCTGACCCGTGCGCTGATGGAGGGAGATGAGATCACTGCTGCCCCGCACAGAGAAGGTGCAGGCAATGGCTGTCCCAAGCCCCCCTACGCCCTCAACTCTGTCAGCTCTGCAACTGAGACCAGCCAGAACCTGCTGAGCTacacagaggagacaga AGTCCAGGGCCAGACTACCACAGACCagtctccttccttctcaccAAGGGACACCATGAGGAGTCACAAGAATAGG aACATCCTGACCGCCATATTGCTACTGCTGCGGGAGCTGGATACGGAGGGGCTGGAGACTGTCCAGCAGACCGTGGGCAGCCGGCTACAGGCGCTGCACAGGCCGGAGCCCCAGGAAGACATGGAGTGA
- the Cfap410 gene encoding cilia- and flagella-associated protein 410 isoform X3, protein MPSLEVITLSVNSVSTLEPVRSCRRLSELYLRRNRIPSLNELFYLKDLPHLRVLWLAENPCCGTSPHLYRMTVLRNLPHLQKLDNQAVTEEELTRALMEGDEITAAPHREGAGNGCPKPPYALNSVSSATETSQNLLSYTEETEVQGQTTTDQSPSFSPRDTMRSHKNRNILTAILLLLRELDTEGLETVQQTVGSRLQALHRPEPQEDME, encoded by the exons ATGCCCAGCCTAGAGGTAATCACACTCAG TGTCAACAGTGTCTCCACCCTGGAACCAGTGCGCAGCTGCAGGCGCCTGAGCGAGCTGTACCTGAGGAGGAACCGCATCCCCAGTCTGAACGAGCTGTTCTACCTAAAAGACCTGCCACACCTCAGGGTGCTCTGGCTGGCCGAGAACCCGTGCTGTGGCACCAGCCCGCACCTTTACCGCATGACCGTGCTGCGCAACCTGCCCCACCTGCAGAAGCTAGACAACCAAG CTGTGACCGAGGAAGAGCTGACCCGTGCGCTGATGGAGGGAGATGAGATCACTGCTGCCCCGCACAGAGAAGGTGCAGGCAATGGCTGTCCCAAGCCCCCCTACGCCCTCAACTCTGTCAGCTCTGCAACTGAGACCAGCCAGAACCTGCTGAGCTacacagaggagacaga AGTCCAGGGCCAGACTACCACAGACCagtctccttccttctcaccAAGGGACACCATGAGGAGTCACAAGAATAGG aACATCCTGACCGCCATATTGCTACTGCTGCGGGAGCTGGATACGGAGGGGCTGGAGACTGTCCAGCAGACCGTGGGCAGCCGGCTACAGGCGCTGCACAGGCCGGAGCCCCAGGAAGACATGGAGTGA
- the Pfkl gene encoding ATP-dependent 6-phosphofructokinase, liver type, with the protein MATVDLEKLRMSGAGKAIGVLTSGGDAQGMNAAVRAVTRMGIYVGAKVFLIYEGYEGLVEGGENIKPANWLSVSNIIQLGGTIIGSARCKAFTTREGRLAAAYNLLQHGITNLCVIGGDGSLTGANIFRNEWGSLLEELVKEGKISESTAQNHAHLTIAGLVGSIDNDFCGTDMTIGTDSALHRIMEVIDAITTTAQSHQRTFVLEVMGRHCGYLALVSALASGADWLFIPEAPPEDGWENFMCERLGETRSRGSRLNIIIIAEGAIDRHGKPISSSYVKDLVVQRLGFDTRVTVLGHVQRGGTPSAFDRILSSKMGMEAVMALLEATPDTPACVVSLSGNQSVRLPLMECVQVTKDVQKAMDEERFDEAIQLRGRSFENNWKIYKLLAHQKVSKEKSNFSLAILNVGAPAAGMNAAVRSAVRTGISEGHTVYIVHDGFEGLAKGQVQEVGWHDVAGWLGRGGSMLGTKRTLPKPHLEAIVENLRTYNIHALLVIGGFEAYEGVLQLVEARGRYEELCIVMCVIPATISNNVPGTDFSLGSDTAVNAAMESCDRIKQSASGTKRRVFIVETMGGYCGYLATVTGIAVGADAAYVFEDPFNIHDLKANVEHMTEKMKTDIQRGLVLRNEKCHEHYTTEFLYNLYSSEGRGVFDCRTNVLGHLQQGGAPTPFDRNYGTKLGVKAMLWVSEKLRDVYRKGRVFANAPDSACVIGLRKKVVAFSPVTELKKETDFEHRMPREQWWLNLRLMLKMLAHYRISMADYVSGELEHVTRRTLSIDKGF; encoded by the exons ATGGGCATATATGTGGGGGCCAAAGTCTTCCTCATCTATGAG GGCTACGAGGGCCTTGTGGAAGGAGGCGAGAACATCAAGCCAGCCAACTGGCTCAGCGTTTCCAATATCATCCAGCTG GGTGGCACCATTATTGGCAGTGCCCGCTGTAAGGCCTTCACTACGAGGGAAGGCCGCCTGGCTGCAGCCTACAATCTGCTACAACACGGCATCACCAACCTGTGTGTCATCGGTGGCGATGGCAGCCTCACGGGGGCCAACATCTTCCGCAACGAGTGGGGCAGCTTGTTGGAGGAGCTGGTGAAGGAAG GCAAGATCTCAGAGTCCACAGCTCAGAACCATGCACACTTGACCATCGCCGGTCTGGTGGGCTCCATCGATAATGACTTCTGTGGCACTGACATGACCATCGGCACAGACTCAGCCCTGCACCGCATTATGGAGGTCATTGACGCCATCACTACCACTGCCCAAAG TCACCAGAGGACCTTTGTTTTGGAGGTGATGGGACGGCACTGCGG gtACCTGGCGCTGGTGTCTGCGCTGGCTTCCGGGGCTGATTGGCTATTCATTCCTGAAGCGCCCCCTGAGGATGGCTGGGAGAACTTCATGTGTGAGAGGCTGGGCGAG ACTCGGAGCCGAGGCTCTCGGCTGAACATCATCATCATCGCAGAGGGCGCCATCGACCGGCATGGAAAGCCTATCTCATCCAGCTACGTGAAGGAT CTGGTGGTTCAGAGGCTGGGCTTCGATACACGAGTGACTGTGCTGGGTCATGTACAGCGAGGAGGGACGCCTTCAGCCTTCGACCGAATCCTG AGTAGCAAGATGGGTATGGAGGCCGTGATGGCGCTGCTAGAGGCCACGCCTGACACACCGGCCTGTGTGGTCAGCCTCTCCGGGAACCAGTCTGTGAGGCTGCCTCTCATGGAGTGTGTGCAAGTG ACAAAGGATGTGCAGAAGGCCATGGATGAGGAGAGGTTTGATGAGGCCATCCAGCTCCGTGGCAG gagCTTTGAGAACAACTGGAAAATTTACAAGCTCCTTGCCCACCAGAAGGTGTCTAAGGAGAAG tCCAACTTCTCCCTGGCCATCCTGAATGTGGGGGCTCCAGCTGCTGGCATGAATGCAGCTGTGCGCTCCGCAGTGCGCACCGGTATCTCCGAGGGACACACGGTATACATCGTGCATGACGGCTTTGAGGGCCTGGCCAAGGGTCAG GTGCAAGAAGTGGGCTGGCATGATGTGGCAGGCTGGCTGGGACGTGGTGGCTCGATGCTGGGGACTAAGAG GACACTGCCCAAGCCCCACCTGGAGGCCATTGTGGAGAATCTCCGCACCTACAACATCCATGCCCTGCTGGTGATTGGCGGCTTTGAG GCCTACGAGGGTGTGCTGCAGCTGGTGGAGGCCCGGGGGCGCTACGAGGAACTCTGCATCGTCATGTGCGTCATTCCAGCCACCATCAGCAACAATGTGCCTGGCACTGACTTCAGCCTGGGCTCAGACACGGCTGTCAACGCTGCAATGGAG AGTTGTGATCGCATCAAGCAGTCAGCCTCAGGGACAAAGCGGCGTGTGTTCATTGTAGAGACCATGGGGGGCTACTGTGGCTACCTGGCCACTGTGACTGGCATTGCTGTGGGTGCTGATGCTGCCTACGTCTTTGAGGACCCTTTCAACATCCACGACTTAAAG GCCAATGTGGAGCATATGACAGAGAAGATGAAGACAGACATCCAGAGGGGGCTGGTGCTCCG GAACGAGAAGTGTCACGAACACTACACCACAGAGTTCCTATACAACCTGTACTCCTCAGAAGGCAGGGGTGTGTTTGACTGCAGGACCAATGTGCTGGGCCACTTGCAGCAG GGTGGTGCTCCAACCCCTTTCGACCGGAACTATGGGACTAAACTGGGGGTGAAGGCCATGTTGTGGGTGTCGGAGAAGCTACGTGATGTCTACCGTAAAG GGCGGGTGTTTGCCAATGCCCCAGACTCAGCCTGTGTGATCGGCCTGCGGAAGAAGGTAGTGGCCTTCAGTCCggtcacagaactcaagaaagagACTGATTTTGA GCACCGCATGCCCCGGGAGCAGTGGTGGCTGAATCTGCGGCTGATGCTGAAGATGCTGGCACACTACCGCATCAGCATGGCAGACTATGTGTCTGGGGAGCTGGAGCACGTCACACGCCGCACCTTGAGCATAGACAAGGGTTTCTGA